In one window of Thermodesulfobacteriota bacterium DNA:
- the queD gene encoding 6-carboxytetrahydropterin synthase QueD codes for MYELLIISWFSSAHNLRGYQGACENLHGHNWKVEVEVRSGSLDGLGMVVDFKSLKEKARGVIDRLDHKYLNEVPPFDKENATAENIARHIFKEVSAALEGGGFGAVKVSKVRVWESESAAAAYYE; via the coding sequence ATGTACGAGCTTTTGATAATTTCCTGGTTTTCGTCCGCTCACAACCTGAGGGGCTACCAGGGGGCCTGCGAGAACCTCCACGGCCACAACTGGAAGGTGGAGGTGGAGGTGCGCTCCGGGAGTCTCGACGGCCTCGGCATGGTAGTCGATTTCAAGTCGCTCAAGGAAAAGGCGAGGGGCGTAATCGACCGGCTCGACCACAAGTACCTGAACGAGGTGCCGCCGTTCGACAAGGAGAACGCGACTGCCGAGAACATCGCAAGGCATATTTTCAAGGAGGTATCGGCGGCCCTCGAAGGCGGCGGCTTCGGCGCCGTGAAGGTCTCGAAGGTCAGGGTATGGGAATCCGAGAGCGCGGCTGCTGCTTATTATGAATAG
- the folE2 gene encoding GTP cyclohydrolase FolE2 — translation MPVKKLRDVQAEPDYRQIPIDKVGVKDIRYPIVVLDRKNKFQHTVATISMYVDLPHQFKGTHMSRFVEILNEHRGELTVKNFPQILEKMKVKLSASTAHLEVEFPYFIEKSAPVSKSRGMMEYRCRYLGVLGAERDFMLEVEVPVSTLCPCSKEISERGAHNQRGKVKVGVRFKGFVWLEDIIAAVERSASSPVYSLLKRPDEKYVTERAYDNPMFVEDVVREVAINLGKLKKLKWFRVEAENWESIHNHSAYAFLEKKL, via the coding sequence ATGCCGGTTAAGAAACTGAGGGACGTCCAGGCCGAGCCGGACTACAGGCAGATACCCATCGACAAGGTGGGTGTGAAGGACATCCGCTACCCTATCGTGGTGCTCGACAGGAAGAACAAATTCCAGCACACGGTGGCTACCATAAGCATGTACGTCGACCTCCCGCACCAGTTCAAGGGCACGCACATGTCGAGGTTCGTCGAGATACTTAACGAGCACAGGGGCGAGCTCACGGTAAAGAACTTCCCGCAGATACTGGAGAAGATGAAGGTGAAGCTATCGGCTTCAACCGCCCACCTGGAGGTCGAGTTCCCCTATTTCATCGAGAAGAGCGCGCCGGTTTCGAAATCCAGGGGCATGATGGAATACAGGTGCAGGTATCTCGGGGTGCTCGGGGCCGAAAGGGATTTCATGCTCGAGGTCGAGGTGCCGGTCTCGACCCTTTGCCCCTGCTCGAAAGAGATAAGCGAGAGGGGCGCGCACAACCAGAGGGGCAAGGTCAAGGTCGGGGTCCGCTTCAAGGGGTTCGTCTGGCTCGAGGACATAATAGCGGCGGTCGAAAGGTCGGCATCGAGCCCGGTCTACTCGCTCTTGAAGAGGCCGGATGAGAAGTACGTGACCGAGAGGGCCTATGACAACCCCATGTTCGTTGAGGACGTGGTAAGGGAAGTGGCCATAAACCTCGGGAAGCTGAAGAAGCTCAAGTGGTTCAGGGTGGAGGCCGAGAACTGGGAATCCATCCACAACCACAGCGCCTACGCCTTCCTTGAAAAGAAGCTCTGA
- a CDS encoding response regulator, with the protein MPDTQVNKTVAGKEPVEVACAGCGSRFRLWVPVESFPEWEQGVNISCVRCGARFLAKREAEAFVITPVAAEKPEPKAPEAPKKEAYEAPEERAEPEAGVETILLIEDDRIAREMVETALSDIGFRIVKAKNASEALTAARKERPDLIVSDLYLKNAADPSSDMDGGELLQKMQDAGTGAPAIITTGKEIFDDLLLDPRWFDLKVKGFIQKGNPFWVEELKLKVKEVLYKG; encoded by the coding sequence ATGCCTGATACGCAAGTCAACAAAACAGTCGCTGGGAAAGAACCCGTTGAGGTCGCCTGCGCCGGGTGCGGTTCGAGGTTCAGGCTCTGGGTCCCGGTTGAATCTTTTCCTGAATGGGAACAAGGCGTTAACATAAGCTGCGTAAGGTGCGGGGCGCGTTTCCTTGCAAAGAGGGAGGCCGAGGCCTTCGTCATAACGCCGGTTGCCGCCGAGAAGCCGGAACCCAAAGCGCCCGAAGCGCCGAAAAAGGAGGCTTACGAGGCCCCTGAGGAAAGAGCCGAGCCGGAGGCGGGTGTTGAGACTATCCTCCTCATAGAAGACGACCGTATCGCGAGGGAGATGGTGGAAACGGCGCTCTCGGACATCGGCTTCAGGATAGTAAAGGCAAAGAACGCCTCAGAGGCGCTCACGGCAGCCCGGAAGGAGCGGCCTGACCTTATCGTATCCGACCTCTATCTCAAGAACGCGGCCGACCCGTCCTCGGACATGGACGGCGGCGAGCTGCTCCAGAAGATGCAAGACGCCGGGACAGGCGCGCCGGCCATCATAACCACTGGCAAGGAGATATTCGACGACCTGCTCCTCGACCCCAGGTGGTTCGACCTCAAGGTAAAGGGCTTCATACAGAAAGGGAACCCGTTCTGGGTGGAGGAGCTTAAGCTAAAGGTAAAGGAAGTCCTCTACAAGGGATAA
- a CDS encoding DUF4350 domain-containing protein codes for MRPTATFLRASRAIRTALLSISVLALAAAIPLFSADNAQARAERALFDAAGQPAGPGLTAKARKTVFDLSHSEIFSPVRAGELDYSSFYSLIRDSGTGAEVGVNEGPVTAESLEGVGTYIIAGPARGFSPGESAALKGFVERGGNLLVLLHISPPVASLTHEFGIIVSNFVVCERSGLIGGKPQDFLVTRFAAHPVTSGLKGIAVYGTWGLLPVNGASPVAMTSGAAWADLDRNREFREGEPVEEFAIIAVRELGAGKVVVVADDAPFQNRFINDADNRKLAENIIRWFKQR; via the coding sequence GTGAGACCGACGGCAACCTTTTTACGCGCTTCAAGGGCGATCAGGACGGCCCTCCTGTCGATATCCGTCCTGGCCCTGGCAGCCGCCATCCCGCTCTTTTCAGCGGATAATGCCCAGGCCAGGGCCGAAAGGGCTCTTTTTGACGCCGCGGGCCAGCCTGCCGGGCCGGGCCTCACGGCAAAGGCACGGAAAACTGTATTCGACCTCTCTCATTCCGAGATATTCTCGCCCGTAAGGGCGGGAGAGCTGGATTATTCCTCTTTCTATTCGCTCATAAGGGACAGCGGCACGGGGGCCGAGGTCGGGGTGAACGAGGGGCCGGTTACCGCTGAATCGCTCGAAGGGGTCGGGACCTATATAATAGCCGGTCCGGCCCGCGGTTTTTCGCCCGGTGAGTCAGCGGCGCTCAAGGGGTTCGTCGAGCGGGGCGGGAACCTACTGGTGCTCCTCCACATCTCCCCTCCTGTCGCGTCGCTTACGCACGAGTTCGGCATCATAGTCTCGAACTTCGTCGTATGCGAGAGGTCCGGCCTGATAGGCGGGAAGCCTCAGGATTTTCTGGTCACCAGATTCGCGGCGCACCCGGTTACATCCGGGCTCAAGGGGATAGCCGTATACGGCACTTGGGGGCTTCTGCCGGTGAACGGGGCCTCTCCGGTCGCGATGACCTCCGGGGCCGCGTGGGCCGACCTTGATAGAAATAGGGAATTCAGGGAAGGCGAGCCGGTAGAGGAGTTCGCTATCATAGCCGTGCGCGAGCTCGGGGCAGGCAAGGTCGTGGTCGTGGCCGACGACGCGCCCTTTCAGAACCGCTTCATAAACGACGCGGACAACAGGAAGCTCGCCGAAAACATAATCAGGTGGTTCAAGCAGCGGTAA